In Chryseobacterium lactis, a single genomic region encodes these proteins:
- the mug gene encoding G/U mismatch-specific DNA glycosylase — protein MLTDIIAHDLSVLFCGINPGLKSSDDGHHFSGRSNRFWRVLHQSGFTSYEIQAIHDTTILEFGYGLTTAVARATSRADELSKEEFDNAFEAFSLKITEFKPKYIAFLGKAAYKAFSKKKEIQWGEQPDDFCGARVWVLPNTSGLNRGFSLDDLVTFYSEFYRVIKE, from the coding sequence ATGCTAACAGATATTATTGCTCACGACCTCAGTGTCCTTTTTTGCGGAATTAATCCCGGGCTGAAATCTTCAGATGACGGTCATCATTTTTCAGGACGAAGTAATCGTTTTTGGAGGGTTTTGCATCAATCCGGCTTTACGTCGTATGAGATTCAGGCCATTCATGATACTACAATTTTAGAATTCGGATATGGCTTGACAACTGCTGTTGCAAGAGCTACCTCAAGAGCCGATGAACTTTCAAAAGAAGAATTTGATAATGCTTTTGAAGCCTTTAGCCTCAAAATAACAGAATTTAAACCTAAATATATCGCCTTTCTGGGTAAGGCAGCCTACAAAGCTTTTTCTAAAAAGAAAGAGATTCAATGGGGAGAACAGCCTGACGATTTCTGCGGTGCCCGCGTTTGGGTATTACCAAATACAAGTGGTTTAAACCGGGGATTTTCCCTTGATGATCTTGTCACCTTTTACAGCGAATTTTATCGGGTTATAAAAGAATAG
- a CDS encoding SDR family oxidoreductase, with protein MSTYFNNKVIWVTGASSGIGEALVKELALKTNAKIILSSRKENQLYEIAENAGLTVNRYAVIPLDLVDYKKMPDIADQAVKKFGKIDILINNAGLSQRSLAMETDIEVDKHLMDVDFIGTVALTKAVVPYLIKNGGGQIAVVSSLMGVFGAPMRSGYAAAKHALHGFFDALRAELYQDKISVTIICPGFIQTHISIHAVTGNGSQQGTMDDATMKGMPVDIFAKKMLHAIEKRKNQKAIGGKEVLGIYLKRFFPGLLARIVRKAKVV; from the coding sequence ATGAGTACCTATTTTAATAATAAAGTAATCTGGGTTACCGGGGCATCATCAGGAATTGGAGAAGCTTTGGTAAAAGAACTGGCTTTAAAGACAAATGCTAAAATCATCCTTTCATCAAGAAAAGAAAATCAGCTGTATGAGATTGCCGAAAATGCCGGACTTACTGTGAATCGGTATGCCGTCATCCCTCTAGATCTGGTAGATTATAAAAAAATGCCTGATATCGCAGACCAGGCCGTAAAAAAGTTCGGAAAAATTGATATCCTTATCAATAATGCAGGATTATCACAACGTTCTTTGGCTATGGAAACAGATATAGAGGTTGATAAGCATTTAATGGATGTAGATTTTATCGGAACGGTAGCCCTTACGAAAGCTGTTGTACCTTATTTGATTAAAAATGGTGGCGGACAAATTGCTGTGGTGTCTAGTCTTATGGGGGTATTCGGTGCACCTATGCGCAGTGGATATGCCGCAGCCAAGCACGCCTTGCATGGATTTTTTGATGCTTTGAGAGCTGAATTATATCAGGATAAAATCTCTGTCACGATCATTTGCCCGGGTTTTATACAAACCCATATTTCCATTCATGCGGTTACTGGAAATGGTTCACAGCAAGGAACTATGGATGATGCCACCATGAAAGGAATGCCGGTAGATATTTTTGCGAAAAAAATGCTTCATGCCATCGAGAAACGTAAAAATCAAAAAGCAATTGGCGGTAAGGAGGTGTTAGGAATTTATCTGAAAAGATTTTTCCCCGGATTATTGGCAAGGATAGTTCGCAAGGCAAAAGTGGTTTGA
- a CDS encoding aldehyde dehydrogenase family protein encodes MNKYQNIFDTQREFFFSDGTKTYEWRMDQLNRMEKFLIENQEAFCKALEKDFGKPPFEQLFEITVPLGVIKYYKENLQQLMTPQSVEIPKGLEETGNSGMIYKEPYGVTLVIGPFNAPVLLLLDPAIAALAAGNTVILKPANTTPAVAQLFRETVPQYFEPEAVTAVTGGREEITELLKLPFDFIFFTGSSNVGKVVMRAAAENLTPVILELGGQNPTIVDETANLDIAVDRIAWGHNAISGQWCIAPGYVYVHESIADEFIEKLKASIRKMYGENPQESPDLARMISEHDAERVASYIIPEKVVIGGRFDVSQRYVEPTVLYPSTWDDPALQQEVFGPVLPVMVYSDLKEITNIIKRKPKSLAAYIFSKNQNNIDYFLNAVSFGGGCINQTNLHCWIDSLPFGGVGYSGMGKYYGKAGFDALSNTKAMLIGNPDLELDVFPPYAGKDIAKNLSVFS; translated from the coding sequence ATGAACAAGTATCAAAACATTTTCGATACCCAGAGAGAATTTTTCTTCAGCGATGGTACCAAAACGTATGAATGGCGTATGGACCAGCTAAACAGAATGGAAAAGTTTCTCATAGAAAACCAGGAAGCTTTCTGCAAGGCTCTTGAAAAAGATTTTGGAAAACCTCCTTTCGAACAGTTATTTGAGATCACAGTTCCTCTGGGTGTGATCAAATATTACAAGGAAAATCTGCAACAATTAATGACTCCTCAATCTGTTGAGATTCCCAAAGGACTTGAAGAGACAGGGAATAGTGGTATGATCTATAAAGAACCTTACGGAGTTACGCTGGTAATCGGCCCTTTCAATGCTCCGGTATTGTTATTACTTGACCCTGCCATCGCAGCCCTTGCAGCGGGCAATACCGTTATTTTAAAACCTGCGAATACCACTCCTGCGGTGGCTCAATTATTTCGGGAAACTGTTCCGCAATATTTTGAGCCGGAAGCGGTTACAGCCGTTACCGGAGGCAGAGAAGAAATCACAGAATTACTGAAGCTTCCCTTTGATTTTATTTTCTTTACAGGAAGTTCCAATGTCGGAAAAGTAGTCATGCGTGCTGCTGCAGAAAATTTAACTCCGGTTATTCTTGAATTAGGTGGCCAAAACCCTACTATTGTTGATGAAACAGCGAATCTTGACATCGCTGTAGACAGAATTGCATGGGGACACAATGCGATCTCAGGACAATGGTGCATTGCTCCCGGATATGTCTACGTGCATGAAAGCATAGCCGATGAATTTATTGAAAAACTGAAAGCTTCTATCCGGAAAATGTACGGTGAGAACCCACAGGAAAGTCCGGATCTCGCAAGAATGATCAGTGAGCATGATGCAGAACGGGTGGCTTCCTATATTATCCCTGAAAAGGTAGTTATTGGCGGACGCTTTGATGTTTCTCAGCGATATGTGGAACCTACTGTTCTTTATCCGAGTACCTGGGATGATCCGGCATTACAGCAGGAGGTTTTTGGACCTGTTTTACCGGTAATGGTATATTCGGATTTAAAAGAAATTACCAATATTATTAAACGTAAACCCAAATCTCTGGCAGCTTATATTTTTAGTAAAAATCAGAACAATATAGATTATTTCCTGAATGCGGTATCTTTTGGCGGCGGGTGTATCAATCAGACCAATTTACATTGCTGGATAGATAGCTTGCCATTCGGAGGTGTGGGGTATTCGGGTATGGGTAAATATTATGGGAAAGCCGGATTTGATGCATTAAGCAATACCAAAGCCATGCTCATTGGAAATCCCGATCTGGAACTGGATGTTTTTCCTCCGTATGCAGGAAAAGATATTGCTAAAAACCTGAGCGTATTTAGTTAA
- a CDS encoding DoxX family protein, protein MKKNFYLRFALSVILLMHSVISIASGDVSNFGRQYLDTIGFSPVGLYLAWVVKLTHLISVPLLWTDRYIKTVAICNIFIFILGIYYIHWGNGWFVVGGGTNGIEFNILLIFSFLNLIFPEIQLKKKV, encoded by the coding sequence ATGAAAAAAAACTTTTACCTCCGTTTTGCACTATCAGTGATTTTATTGATGCACAGTGTTATTTCTATTGCCAGTGGGGATGTTTCTAATTTCGGGCGTCAGTATCTGGATACGATAGGATTCAGTCCGGTAGGGCTTTATCTTGCTTGGGTGGTCAAATTGACTCATCTTATTTCGGTTCCTTTACTTTGGACGGACCGGTATATTAAAACTGTTGCGATCTGTAATATCTTTATCTTTATTTTGGGAATTTACTATATTCACTGGGGAAACGGCTGGTTTGTAGTAGGAGGCGGAACGAATGGAATTGAATTTAATATCCTGCTTATTTTTTCTTTTCTCAATCTTATATTTCCTGAAATTCAACTGAAAAAGAAAGTATAA
- a CDS encoding rhodanese-like domain-containing protein — MKYLFIIACFVCSIFSQAQQKQDPWKDSQLMDPALLASRIVKNKTKDLVIISVGPEAIIKGSVDIGPTHEPENLEKLRNYLKNVPKDSEIVIYCGCCPFVKCPNIRPAFGLLMEMGFKNAKLLNLPKNIKTDWLDKDYPTND, encoded by the coding sequence ATGAAGTATTTGTTTATCATTGCTTGTTTTGTCTGTTCCATTTTTAGTCAGGCACAGCAAAAACAAGATCCGTGGAAAGACAGTCAGCTGATGGATCCTGCATTATTGGCGTCCCGTATTGTAAAGAATAAAACAAAAGATCTGGTGATCATTTCTGTGGGACCTGAAGCCATTATTAAAGGCTCTGTGGATATCGGACCTACTCATGAACCTGAAAACCTGGAAAAATTAAGAAATTATCTTAAAAATGTTCCAAAAGACAGCGAAATTGTTATCTATTGTGGATGCTGTCCGTTTGTGAAATGTCCTAATATCCGCCCTGCTTTTGGATTATTGATGGAGATGGGCTTTAAAAATGCCAAGCTTCTGAATCTTCCTAAAAATATTAAAACAGACTGGCTAGACAAAGATTATCCTACAAATGATTAA
- a CDS encoding TlpA family protein disulfide reductase, which yields MKIRFTLLFLIAFSGYAFSQSKIEVGKKVPEITMSKVDGSSFSLSSLQGKLVLIDFWATWCAPCVEEQPELKKLYETYSHQVKNNRFEILGVSLDKNKESWQKAIERFGINWIQISDLKFWKSPVAKTYEVDELPFNVIIDGQGTILAKNLHGKELEEFLKKNLSQN from the coding sequence ATGAAGATTCGTTTTACCTTATTATTTTTAATAGCGTTTTCAGGATATGCTTTTTCTCAAAGCAAAATAGAAGTAGGGAAAAAGGTTCCTGAAATTACAATGTCCAAAGTGGACGGAAGTTCTTTTTCACTTTCTTCATTACAAGGGAAACTTGTACTCATCGATTTCTGGGCAACGTGGTGTGCTCCATGTGTGGAAGAGCAACCGGAGTTGAAAAAACTTTATGAAACCTATTCTCATCAGGTGAAAAATAATAGGTTTGAGATTCTTGGGGTCTCTTTAGATAAAAATAAAGAAAGCTGGCAGAAAGCTATTGAGAGATTTGGTATCAACTGGATACAGATCAGTGATCTGAAGTTTTGGAAAAGCCCTGTTGCCAAGACATATGAAGTTGATGAACTTCCTTTCAATGTTATTATTGACGGACAGGGAACTATTCTTGCCAAAAATCTTCATGGTAAAGAGCTGGAAGAGTTTTTAAAGAAAAATTTAAGTCAGAATTAA
- a CDS encoding FAD-binding dehydrogenase encodes MGEIFQPDAIIVGTGLAGLTAAMEITNAGKKVLLLDQETEQNIGGQAFWSFGGLFLINSPQQRKMGIKDSYELALQDWKGTAGFDREEDYWPRKWAEAYLKFAAAEKYEYISKLGIKLMFMVGWAERGDGSATGHGNSVPRFHVSWGTGTGVVKPFVEKAYQAKEKGLLQMKFRHRVTELVVENGKVKGLKGDLLENDTQERGVETNRNVISQFEYKASHIVIASGGIGANHELVRRNWPERLGNPPENMVCGVPAYVDGKMIGIAEHAGADIINRDRMWHYTEGIQNWNPIWPNHGIRILPGPSSLWFDAKGKRLPAPFLPGFDTLGTLKYIQDTGYSYSWFILTQKIIKKEFALSGSEQNPDITNRDYALFLKRIFGKKAPGPVEAFKEHGKDFIVSDNLKDLVERMNLLSGNHLLNYEKIKLQIEARDRELDNKFSKDTQINYIRNTRNYLGDKLGRVATPHKILSPENGPLIAVRLNILTRKTLGGIKTNLNGQVLKADDSVIEGLYAAGEVAGFGGGGMHGYRALEGTFLGGCIFSGLKAGKYIAGLKINQTNL; translated from the coding sequence ATGGGGGAAATATTCCAGCCTGATGCGATTATTGTAGGAACAGGATTGGCAGGGTTAACTGCTGCCATGGAAATAACCAATGCAGGAAAAAAAGTACTGCTGCTGGATCAGGAAACTGAACAGAATATAGGAGGACAGGCATTTTGGTCATTTGGAGGACTCTTTTTGATCAATTCCCCTCAACAAAGAAAAATGGGGATCAAAGATTCTTATGAACTGGCCTTGCAAGATTGGAAAGGGACTGCAGGATTCGATCGTGAAGAAGATTACTGGCCCCGAAAATGGGCGGAAGCCTATCTGAAATTCGCTGCAGCTGAAAAATACGAATACATTAGTAAGCTGGGAATCAAACTGATGTTCATGGTGGGCTGGGCAGAACGTGGTGACGGATCGGCTACAGGTCATGGAAATTCAGTACCCCGCTTTCACGTCAGTTGGGGAACCGGAACCGGAGTGGTAAAACCTTTTGTAGAAAAGGCTTATCAGGCTAAAGAAAAAGGATTGCTTCAAATGAAATTCAGGCATAGAGTTACAGAACTTGTGGTAGAAAACGGTAAAGTAAAAGGACTTAAAGGCGATCTATTAGAAAACGATACTCAGGAAAGAGGTGTAGAAACCAACAGAAATGTAATCTCTCAATTTGAATATAAGGCATCTCATATTGTTATTGCTTCAGGTGGTATTGGAGCAAATCATGAATTGGTAAGGAGAAACTGGCCGGAACGATTAGGAAATCCACCCGAAAATATGGTCTGCGGAGTTCCTGCATATGTGGATGGAAAAATGATTGGAATCGCAGAACATGCAGGCGCCGATATTATCAACCGTGACCGGATGTGGCATTATACTGAAGGCATACAAAACTGGAATCCAATCTGGCCAAACCATGGGATCCGAATACTTCCGGGACCTTCTTCCTTATGGTTTGATGCTAAAGGAAAACGACTACCAGCCCCTTTTCTTCCCGGATTTGATACTTTGGGAACCTTGAAATACATACAAGATACGGGATACTCTTATTCATGGTTTATCCTGACTCAAAAGATTATTAAGAAAGAATTTGCCCTTTCAGGATCCGAACAAAACCCGGATATTACCAATAGAGACTACGCTCTTTTTCTGAAGAGGATTTTTGGTAAAAAGGCTCCCGGTCCTGTAGAAGCTTTTAAAGAACATGGGAAAGATTTTATTGTATCAGATAATCTTAAGGATCTTGTGGAAAGAATGAATCTTCTTTCCGGTAATCATCTTTTAAATTATGAAAAAATAAAGCTACAGATCGAAGCAAGAGACAGAGAACTGGATAACAAATTTTCAAAAGACACTCAAATCAATTATATCCGGAATACCAGAAATTATCTTGGAGATAAACTGGGACGTGTTGCAACCCCGCATAAGATACTTTCTCCTGAAAACGGGCCTTTAATTGCGGTACGTCTTAATATTTTAACCCGAAAAACATTGGGCGGAATTAAAACCAATCTCAACGGACAGGTTTTAAAGGCTGATGACAGTGTCATTGAAGGGCTTTATGCAGCCGGAGAAGTGGCTGGCTTTGGTGGCGGCGGAATGCATGGCTACCGGGCACTGGAAGGAACATTTCTTGGAGGATGTATCTTTTCAGGATTGAAGGCCGGAAAATATATTGCGGGACTGAAAATAAATCAAACCAACTTATAG
- a CDS encoding DNA-3-methyladenine glycosylase — protein MKLPLSYYSNQDVLFLAQDLLGKILFTAIDHEVTAGIIVETEAYFGIQDKASHAYGGRRTDRTEPLYNHGGISYVYLCYGIHHLFNVVTSVEDEPHAVLIRAIEPLIGKEMMEHRRNMPASKAAISSGPGSLAKALGIDKSFNKKDLLGNEIWIEDHGIEYLQEEIVKTTRIGVEYAKEDALLPWRFFVKGNKYVSKPNKV, from the coding sequence TTGAAATTACCACTCTCCTATTATTCCAATCAAGACGTCCTTTTCCTGGCTCAGGATCTTTTGGGAAAGATTCTTTTTACAGCGATTGATCATGAAGTAACGGCCGGAATTATTGTAGAAACAGAAGCTTATTTTGGAATTCAGGATAAAGCTTCGCATGCCTATGGAGGCAGACGTACTGACCGAACTGAACCATTGTACAATCATGGCGGTATTTCTTATGTGTATTTATGCTATGGAATTCATCATCTTTTCAATGTTGTAACTTCTGTAGAAGATGAACCTCATGCCGTTCTGATCAGAGCTATTGAGCCATTGATAGGAAAAGAAATGATGGAACACCGCAGGAATATGCCCGCCTCTAAAGCTGCTATTTCCTCCGGTCCGGGATCTTTGGCAAAAGCTTTAGGAATTGATAAATCTTTTAACAAAAAAGATCTGCTGGGAAATGAAATTTGGATTGAAGATCATGGAATTGAATACTTGCAGGAAGAAATTGTAAAAACAACGCGTATCGGTGTTGAGTATGCAAAGGAAGATGCCCTTTTACCATGGCGTTTTTTTGTGAAAGGAAATAAATATGTAAGCAAACCTAATAAGGTATAA
- a CDS encoding sensor histidine kinase: MKPIGTSKLRIHLLFWILYYILEVYLDFYWSRYQFPDFSWQLRLQNTLMLELGYLLIKVPLAYSLLYVYENPAIKRFSKYFLGLLIIVLAVLVHRFFTHFIMYPYIYGVTETLDGKELSGYINGLVAFNSFMDLIFMVGLVFGVEITRQKNVLKEQISQLKSEKLDQELTMLKAQINPHFLFNTLNNIYGMALKKADETPEVILQLSKVMRYNIYEAAEKSISVRKDLENIRDFIQIQKIRYRHLSMNFTEDLDNPSQEISPLILIQFVENAFKHGVSESLGEAFITIKIVLKNGILTYFIENSKEEMLHKHSTKIGLKNIRRQLELLYPKHSLIVEDKSDRYIVQLIIDFNDTFRA, encoded by the coding sequence TTGAAACCTATCGGAACATCTAAACTCCGGATCCATCTGCTCTTTTGGATATTGTATTATATTCTGGAGGTTTATCTTGACTTTTATTGGTCTCGGTATCAGTTTCCTGATTTTTCATGGCAACTAAGGCTTCAGAATACCCTTATGCTGGAGCTGGGCTATCTTTTGATTAAAGTTCCGCTTGCGTATTCCCTGCTGTACGTGTATGAAAACCCGGCTATAAAAAGATTTTCCAAGTATTTTCTTGGCCTTCTCATCATTGTACTGGCGGTGCTTGTCCATCGATTTTTCACTCATTTTATCATGTATCCCTATATTTATGGAGTTACGGAAACATTGGATGGTAAGGAGCTTTCAGGGTATATCAATGGATTGGTCGCCTTCAATTCCTTTATGGATCTTATTTTCATGGTAGGTCTGGTTTTTGGGGTCGAAATTACGCGGCAGAAAAACGTTTTGAAAGAACAGATTTCACAATTAAAATCAGAAAAGCTGGATCAGGAGCTGACAATGCTTAAAGCGCAAATTAATCCTCATTTTTTGTTTAATACTCTTAATAACATTTACGGGATGGCTCTCAAAAAAGCAGATGAAACCCCGGAAGTGATTCTTCAGCTTTCAAAAGTAATGCGATACAACATCTATGAGGCAGCGGAAAAAAGTATATCTGTCAGGAAAGATTTGGAAAACATCAGGGATTTTATACAAATTCAGAAAATTCGCTATCGTCATCTTAGTATGAATTTTACAGAAGATCTGGATAATCCTTCTCAGGAAATTTCGCCTCTTATACTCATTCAATTTGTTGAAAATGCTTTCAAACATGGGGTATCCGAAAGTCTGGGAGAAGCATTTATCACAATTAAAATCGTTTTGAAAAACGGAATTCTTACCTATTTTATAGAAAATTCCAAGGAAGAAATGCTTCACAAGCATTCCACCAAAATAGGATTAAAAAATATCCGAAGACAGCTTGAGCTTCTTTATCCTAAACATTCTCTGATTGTTGAAGATAAAAGTGACCGATATATTGTACAACTAATCATAGATTTCAATGATACATTCAGAGCCTAA
- a CDS encoding LytR/AlgR family response regulator transcription factor, producing the protein MIHSEPKKYNCIVVEDEPIAAEILENFISRDPALNLVGKSTNAVHASNLLSIHDVDLIFLDLHLPVVKGFDFLRKLKNPPFVIVTTAYHQYAVEGFELDITDYLMKPIPYDRFATAIAKFKYLMEAEDALLEVAERDYIFISSGKKQIKIILQDIYYIESLREYIHIHTKSETLTFKTPISKIEESLSSAMFTRIHKSYIVSQSKIEVKSANMIQVNGKKLPVGRTYKPFIEL; encoded by the coding sequence ATGATACATTCAGAGCCTAAAAAATACAACTGCATTGTTGTAGAAGACGAACCCATCGCGGCCGAAATTCTTGAAAATTTCATTTCCCGTGATCCTGCATTGAATCTGGTAGGGAAATCTACCAATGCAGTGCATGCCAGTAATCTTTTAAGTATTCATGATGTGGATCTGATATTTCTGGATCTTCATCTTCCGGTGGTAAAAGGCTTTGATTTTTTAAGAAAATTAAAAAATCCACCATTTGTTATTGTTACAACCGCCTATCATCAATATGCAGTGGAAGGATTTGAATTGGATATCACAGATTATCTTATGAAACCTATTCCTTATGATAGATTTGCAACAGCTATCGCAAAGTTTAAGTATTTGATGGAAGCAGAAGATGCCCTCTTGGAAGTGGCTGAGCGCGATTATATTTTCATAAGCAGCGGCAAAAAACAAATTAAAATCATTTTGCAGGACATCTATTATATTGAAAGTTTAAGAGAATATATTCATATTCATACAAAATCAGAAACTTTAACCTTTAAAACGCCCATCAGCAAAATAGAGGAGAGCCTAAGCTCTGCAATGTTTACCCGTATTCATAAGTCGTATATCGTTTCGCAATCAAAAATTGAGGTTAAATCGGCCAATATGATTCAGGTTAATGGGAAAAAGCTTCCTGTAGGCAGAACTTACAAGCCTTTTATCGAACTTTGA
- a CDS encoding phosphatase PAP2 family protein, with the protein MKNHRQKMLIYLLVLTSAVSKINAQNNNDSIAVQESIKDSIISPVAQKTSLNYKSLIIPAAFITYGVAGLTIKDLRQLNLSTRTEINEHQPTRIKFDDYTQYLPGLMVYGLNFAGVKGKHNLRDRTIIYASSQLIAAAFTLPLKYMVKEERPDRSNTMSFPSGHAATAFSNAQFMFREYKDTNFWLSLSGYPFAIFTGVYRMLNDKHWLGDVVAGTGFGILSTELAYWLFPRIDNLLRGKNKSKNTLSSTMVMPFYQNKTVGIGLVKNF; encoded by the coding sequence ATGAAAAACCACCGTCAGAAAATGCTGATTTATTTACTTGTTTTGACTTCAGCCGTTAGTAAAATCAATGCCCAAAACAATAATGATTCGATTGCAGTTCAGGAATCAATAAAGGATAGTATTATTAGTCCTGTAGCTCAGAAAACGAGCCTGAACTATAAAAGTCTGATCATTCCTGCCGCATTCATTACCTATGGAGTAGCAGGTTTGACAATCAAAGATCTGAGACAGCTGAACCTTTCTACCAGAACAGAAATTAACGAGCATCAGCCTACCCGGATAAAGTTTGATGATTACACCCAATATCTTCCGGGACTGATGGTATACGGGCTCAACTTTGCAGGAGTAAAGGGAAAACATAATTTAAGAGACCGTACCATTATTTATGCCTCTTCACAGCTGATCGCCGCTGCTTTTACCCTTCCTTTAAAGTATATGGTGAAAGAAGAAAGGCCGGACCGTTCAAATACAATGTCTTTTCCTTCAGGACACGCTGCCACGGCATTTTCAAATGCACAATTTATGTTCAGGGAATATAAGGATACTAATTTCTGGTTAAGCCTTTCCGGGTATCCTTTTGCCATCTTTACAGGAGTATACCGGATGTTGAATGATAAACACTGGCTGGGAGATGTGGTTGCGGGCACCGGCTTTGGAATACTTTCTACAGAGCTGGCCTATTGGTTATTTCCAAGAATTGATAACTTGCTGCGCGGAAAAAATAAAAGTAAAAATACCCTGTCCTCCACAATGGTGATGCCATTTTACCAAAATAAAACAGTAGGAATCGGCCTCGTAAAAAATTTTTAA